The following coding sequences are from one Bifidobacterium sp. window:
- a CDS encoding type II toxin-antitoxin system RelE/ParE family toxin → MLVPEYTSGFERDVKRMTRKHMDTEGLRRVIRLVLADNEESRDELRRRHRAHRLTGDWSGVLECHIDNRLDCLLIWRTSSGTAVFLRVGSHDELFH, encoded by the coding sequence ATGCTCGTTCCCGAATACACCTCAGGCTTTGAGCGCGATGTGAAAAGAATGACCAGGAAACATATGGACACCGAGGGCCTACGCCGTGTAATTCGTCTCGTACTTGCAGACAACGAAGAGTCTCGCGATGAGCTACGGCGCAGGCATCGTGCCCATAGGCTCACTGGCGATTGGAGTGGAGTGCTCGAGTGCCACATCGACAACCGTCTCGATTGTCTGCTGATATGGCGTACATCCAGCGGTACTGCCGTATTCCTGCGTGTGGGCAGCCACGACGAACTATTCCATTAG
- a CDS encoding type II toxin-antitoxin system RelB/DinJ family antitoxin, whose protein sequence is MATITVRVDDETKLKASDIAEDFGFDLSSVTRAFYRQMVRERRIPLNLSYEPIPNEQTLAAIREAEEIAQTGRQRFKNADEMFDSLGI, encoded by the coding sequence ATGGCGACTATTACTGTACGAGTGGACGATGAGACCAAACTGAAGGCCTCTGATATCGCAGAGGACTTCGGCTTCGATCTTTCCTCTGTCACAAGGGCGTTCTATCGCCAGATGGTGCGGGAACGTCGTATTCCGTTGAACCTCAGTTATGAGCCTATCCCCAATGAGCAGACTCTCGCCGCGATTCGTGAGGCGGAGGAGATCGCGCAGACCGGACGTCAGCGTTTCAAGAACGCTGACGAGATGTTTGATTCTTTGGGAATCTGA
- a CDS encoding SIR2 family NAD-dependent protein deacylase, protein MSKNIAILTGAGISTSAGIPDFRGPQGVWTKHPEQMSVYDIDAFMTNKEEREYSWRWQKESPVWNAQPGVAHKALLRLEQAGLLTLLATQNFDALHEKAGNSPDLIVNLHGSIGTSHCLKCHAQYDTAEIMNHLDEEPDPHCHRQLPYRSNMTCGGILKTDVVYFGEALPEGAMEKSMRLATSADEFWVIGSTLEVFPAASLVPVAAQAGVPITIMNMGSTQYDSLATRLIREPIQDALPRLVSDTISESESNNN, encoded by the coding sequence ATGAGCAAGAACATAGCAATACTTACCGGAGCAGGAATTTCAACCTCCGCAGGAATACCCGACTTCCGTGGACCTCAAGGCGTCTGGACTAAGCACCCTGAACAGATGAGCGTTTATGACATCGATGCTTTTATGACTAATAAGGAAGAACGCGAATACTCCTGGCGGTGGCAAAAAGAGTCACCCGTATGGAATGCACAACCTGGAGTTGCGCACAAAGCCCTGCTGCGTTTGGAACAGGCGGGCTTGTTGACTCTGCTGGCAACACAGAATTTCGATGCACTTCACGAAAAAGCAGGTAATTCGCCAGACCTCATCGTGAACCTCCACGGTTCTATCGGTACCTCACACTGTCTGAAGTGCCATGCACAGTACGACACAGCAGAGATTATGAATCATTTAGATGAAGAGCCTGACCCACACTGTCATCGTCAGCTCCCCTACCGTTCAAATATGACATGTGGCGGCATACTCAAAACCGATGTGGTGTATTTCGGAGAAGCACTTCCCGAGGGTGCCATGGAAAAAAGCATGCGTTTGGCCACATCCGCAGATGAGTTTTGGGTTATAGGCAGCACCTTAGAAGTATTCCCCGCTGCATCATTAGTGCCAGTCGCTGCTCAAGCTGGTGTGCCAATCACCATTATGAATATGGGAAGCACTCAATACGATTCATTGGCAACAAGGCTCATTCGTGAACCAATACAAGATGCCTTACCTCGTTTAGTATCCGACACTATTAGTGAATCTGAGTCTAATAACAACTAA
- the ilvA gene encoding threonine ammonia-lyase, with protein MQSDEVQKFLSCDHRAELLAAVQRLKGTVRHTRIEESEILSTRNGHRTLLKPENLQITGSFKLRGAYNKIASLSQEALDKGIVTASAGNHAQGVAFAARERGAQATIVMPQITPPLKVDSTRAYGAEVVLHGNVFDESFAYAQQLSQERHMTFVHPFDDYQVLCGQGTIAMEILEDVPDVTDIVVPMGGGGLAAGVALAVKTFRPDVRVIGATPVGSPAWRESFTAGHVVEADQVNTAAEGVAVKRPGDLTFALLQQYLDDLVQVTERDISEMILLMLEKHKLVVEAAGAVPLAALAQLDLQSQVFQSEPGPHVVVPIVSGGNIDTVTIGAVIQRGMISRGRIMQFGVELPDIPGQLAKIATLLAGLRANVIELNHDQFKASGHYRNGVLLEVTVETNGPDHIAQVLDTLRSEGFRVEQTY; from the coding sequence ATGCAAAGCGACGAAGTCCAAAAGTTTCTCTCATGCGATCATCGTGCCGAACTGCTTGCTGCAGTGCAGCGACTTAAAGGCACGGTGCGTCATACGCGAATCGAAGAATCTGAAATTCTGAGCACACGAAATGGTCATCGCACTCTGCTGAAGCCTGAGAATCTTCAAATTACAGGCTCTTTCAAACTGCGCGGAGCATACAACAAGATTGCATCCTTATCTCAAGAAGCTCTCGATAAAGGTATTGTTACCGCATCTGCTGGAAACCATGCTCAAGGTGTTGCTTTCGCTGCCCGTGAGCGAGGAGCTCAGGCGACAATTGTGATGCCACAAATTACTCCTCCTCTTAAAGTTGATTCCACTCGGGCATATGGAGCTGAGGTAGTACTGCACGGTAATGTCTTCGACGAAAGCTTTGCCTATGCTCAGCAGCTTTCACAAGAACGGCATATGACTTTTGTTCATCCATTCGACGATTATCAAGTGCTTTGTGGGCAAGGCACAATTGCTATGGAGATACTCGAAGATGTGCCTGATGTCACTGACATCGTTGTGCCGATGGGCGGCGGCGGCCTAGCGGCTGGTGTAGCGCTGGCGGTGAAAACTTTCCGTCCTGATGTCCGTGTGATTGGCGCAACACCTGTTGGATCGCCTGCGTGGAGAGAATCGTTTACAGCTGGCCATGTTGTTGAGGCGGATCAGGTCAATACTGCAGCTGAAGGCGTTGCCGTAAAACGCCCGGGAGATCTCACTTTCGCTCTACTGCAGCAATACTTGGACGATTTGGTGCAGGTTACTGAGCGCGATATTTCTGAGATGATTTTGTTGATGCTTGAGAAGCATAAGTTGGTTGTTGAGGCAGCGGGCGCTGTTCCTTTGGCTGCTCTGGCACAGTTGGATTTGCAATCTCAAGTATTCCAGTCTGAACCAGGACCTCATGTGGTGGTCCCGATTGTTTCAGGCGGCAACATCGATACAGTTACTATTGGTGCGGTTATTCAGCGAGGGATGATTTCACGCGGGAGAATCATGCAATTCGGTGTTGAACTGCCTGATATTCCTGGTCAGCTTGCGAAAATAGCTACATTGCTAGCAGGTTTGAGAGCGAATGTTATTGAGTTGAATCATGATCAGTTCAAGGCTTCTGGGCATTATCGCAATGGGGTTCTGCTTGAGGTTACGGTCGAGACGAATGGCCCTGACCATATTGCTCAGGTACTAGATACCTTGCGATCAGAAGGTTTCCGAGTCGAGCAGACCTACTGA
- a CDS encoding iron-siderophore ABC transporter substrate-binding protein translates to MMNTNTHHRHSSNMVRRLTVTVLAGLSVIALTACSGTGQSATSSDATSKTSGNFPVSIKHAYGTTTIEQQPSRVSTIGWTNQDAVIALGVVPVDMPKITDGAAGDSGILPWTESALKKLGATGDKAPKLHDESDDIDTEAIASTSPDVIIGIQSGISKAQYQTMSKIAPTIAYPGKAWAAQWREVLELSGKALGKESEAKQVIADDEEAISKAAAAHPDLKGKNASVMYFDTTKLSTISVYTTADTRPAFLEDLGLQTPSSVKKISNSTDSFYKDIAAENVDQFNDVDIIVTYGDSTTLSTLQKDPLISQIPAVKRGSVVVIDLNSALGSAIAPSALSIPSTVDDYASELATAAAKVS, encoded by the coding sequence ATGATGAACACGAACACACACCACAGGCACAGCTCAAATATGGTCCGACGTCTGACCGTGACGGTTTTGGCTGGACTAAGCGTTATCGCTTTAACTGCGTGCTCAGGTACTGGGCAATCAGCCACATCCTCTGACGCAACGTCTAAGACTTCAGGCAATTTTCCCGTCAGTATTAAGCACGCGTATGGCACCACAACGATTGAGCAACAGCCCTCACGCGTATCAACTATTGGTTGGACGAATCAGGATGCCGTCATCGCTCTAGGAGTTGTTCCAGTTGATATGCCCAAAATTACTGATGGAGCAGCAGGAGACAGTGGCATTTTGCCTTGGACCGAAAGCGCGCTCAAGAAACTAGGAGCCACAGGCGATAAGGCGCCGAAACTGCATGACGAAAGCGACGATATAGATACAGAGGCCATTGCTTCCACTAGCCCTGACGTCATTATTGGTATTCAATCAGGCATCTCCAAGGCTCAGTACCAGACGATGAGCAAAATAGCTCCGACCATCGCATACCCAGGGAAAGCGTGGGCAGCGCAATGGAGAGAAGTCCTTGAATTGAGCGGAAAAGCACTCGGGAAAGAAAGTGAAGCAAAACAAGTGATCGCCGACGATGAGGAAGCAATCAGTAAGGCAGCGGCAGCTCACCCAGATCTCAAAGGCAAAAACGCTTCAGTAATGTATTTCGATACCACCAAACTCTCGACCATCAGTGTGTATACCACTGCCGATACTAGGCCAGCTTTCCTCGAAGATTTGGGACTACAAACTCCCTCTTCAGTCAAGAAGATATCGAATTCTACCGATTCCTTCTATAAAGATATCGCTGCTGAAAACGTCGACCAATTCAACGACGTGGATATCATTGTGACCTACGGAGACAGCACCACACTCAGCACGCTGCAAAAAGACCCGCTGATCTCGCAAATTCCTGCGGTTAAGCGCGGTTCTGTAGTAGTTATTGACTTGAACTCTGCGCTCGGCAGCGCAATCGCACCTTCTGCACTGTCAATTCCATCAACAGTGGACGATTACGCCAGCGAACTCGCAACAGCCGCCGCAAAAGTCAGTTGA
- a CDS encoding FecCD family ABC transporter permease, translated as MNAHYQHGEAKSSTGRYVMYLLIALITLAFLAVASIAIGSRSVPLSEVLHILSDSNVNGVSAQAVRLRIPRMLLGVLVGIALAAAGTLLQGMTRNPLADPSILGLNGGAAFAIVLSMATVGLSAPIQYVWVGMLGSCIAAVCVWFLGSLGATGATPLKMTLAGAVVAAMLSSATSAILLPRIDVISSYRFWQVGGLSGARFSLMLPIVPIVLVGVVIAIFCLPGLNALAMGDDMALGLGSKVRVVRAAAWVSAVILSASATALAGPIGFVGLVIPHAARLLVGSDYRKIFGLSMAFGPVLLVASDTIGRVLTRPTDVEVGIITALIGAPCFILLVRRRKLQQI; from the coding sequence ATGAATGCGCACTATCAGCATGGAGAAGCGAAATCTAGTACGGGCCGCTATGTGATGTATCTGCTGATTGCATTGATAACATTGGCTTTCTTGGCTGTCGCCTCAATCGCCATTGGCTCACGCTCTGTGCCCTTGTCCGAAGTGTTGCACATTCTCAGCGATTCAAACGTAAACGGAGTCTCTGCACAAGCAGTTCGTCTACGTATCCCTCGCATGCTGCTAGGTGTTCTTGTCGGTATTGCTCTTGCTGCAGCAGGCACACTGCTCCAAGGAATGACGCGGAATCCACTGGCAGACCCGTCAATACTTGGTCTTAACGGAGGAGCTGCGTTTGCGATAGTTCTTTCTATGGCAACGGTCGGATTAAGTGCTCCAATTCAATACGTTTGGGTCGGTATGCTTGGCTCTTGTATTGCTGCCGTATGCGTATGGTTTCTTGGGTCACTCGGAGCTACGGGGGCTACCCCTTTAAAGATGACACTAGCTGGCGCTGTTGTTGCCGCCATGCTGTCATCTGCAACTTCAGCGATATTATTGCCACGCATTGATGTCATTTCCTCTTACCGTTTTTGGCAGGTTGGTGGCTTATCCGGTGCACGTTTCTCACTGATGCTACCGATAGTCCCTATTGTGCTCGTCGGCGTTGTAATTGCAATATTCTGCCTTCCAGGATTGAATGCACTGGCAATGGGCGACGATATGGCTTTAGGACTGGGAAGTAAAGTCCGCGTGGTGCGCGCTGCTGCTTGGGTCTCGGCAGTAATACTGTCAGCGAGCGCCACAGCCTTAGCGGGACCTATTGGTTTTGTAGGCTTGGTAATTCCGCACGCCGCCAGATTGTTAGTCGGCTCTGACTACAGAAAGATATTTGGACTTTCCATGGCGTTTGGTCCTGTTCTGTTGGTGGCTTCAGACACCATCGGACGTGTGCTCACTCGTCCTACTGACGTTGAAGTCGGCATTATCACCGCTCTTATCGGTGCGCCCTGTTTTATATTGCTGGTTCGTCGGCGCAAGTTACAACAGATCTAG
- a CDS encoding FecCD family ABC transporter permease: MAHPIGTRAITYLTPSVQVRMHRRRRTVVVCCILGALGLALLYLDITYGTVMYSFDQLLRVISGEQLPGVSFALGELRIPRSLTALICGATFGLAGSCFQHLLRNPLASPDIIGITSGANTAAVFGIVVLGLSGIELSALAIAGGLITAAVVSGLTWQGRLSLGRLILIGIAFGAMLDAVSSWMLVHADQWDIQSASRWLTGSLSGTQWSDVLLSGCALLLGGVALMPLSRRLNILRLGDDLAAGLGVRVGLSQIAIVIVAVAMLSVATAAVGPIAFVSFLSGPIARRISGYANSALMESALVGACLVLGSDILAQHVAAEQMPVGVITSVVGGPVLVLLMTISAKKGNLE, translated from the coding sequence GTGGCACATCCGATTGGGACAAGGGCTATAACCTACCTGACGCCTTCTGTACAAGTGCGCATGCATCGGAGGCGACGAACAGTAGTGGTGTGCTGCATCCTCGGCGCTTTGGGACTTGCTCTGCTGTATCTCGATATCACTTATGGAACCGTGATGTACAGCTTCGATCAACTATTACGGGTTATATCTGGCGAACAACTCCCAGGTGTCTCCTTTGCACTTGGAGAGCTGCGCATCCCTCGCTCACTTACCGCTCTCATTTGTGGCGCAACCTTCGGATTAGCGGGTTCTTGTTTTCAACATCTTCTTCGTAATCCTCTCGCCAGTCCCGACATCATTGGCATCACCTCCGGAGCGAATACTGCAGCGGTGTTCGGCATAGTGGTGCTGGGTCTTTCTGGTATTGAACTCAGTGCCTTAGCGATAGCGGGAGGCCTTATTACAGCAGCAGTGGTTTCTGGATTGACGTGGCAAGGCCGACTTTCACTGGGGCGTCTCATCCTCATAGGCATTGCATTTGGAGCCATGCTTGATGCGGTGAGCTCTTGGATGTTAGTACATGCCGATCAATGGGATATACAGTCGGCATCCCGCTGGCTCACTGGTAGCCTATCGGGAACGCAATGGAGCGACGTGCTGCTGTCAGGCTGTGCCCTGCTGCTTGGTGGAGTCGCACTGATGCCTCTCTCAAGGAGACTGAATATCCTTCGCCTCGGTGATGATCTCGCAGCCGGACTCGGGGTACGTGTGGGGCTCTCGCAAATTGCTATCGTCATTGTCGCTGTGGCTATGCTGTCGGTCGCTACCGCTGCAGTAGGGCCAATCGCGTTCGTCTCATTCCTCTCCGGCCCGATTGCTAGACGTATCAGTGGATACGCCAATTCGGCACTCATGGAATCGGCGCTGGTTGGAGCTTGCTTAGTGTTGGGATCCGATATTTTGGCTCAGCATGTAGCTGCGGAACAGATGCCTGTTGGGGTCATTACCAGCGTGGTTGGTGGACCGGTTTTGGTATTGCTGATGACCATTTCGGCAAAGAAGGGGAACCTAGAATGA
- a CDS encoding ABC transporter ATP-binding protein: protein MSDTPHHTSDNALAAASERLAPRNSDHMHAKHVSLAYGAHLVVNDIDLDIKPGSIGAIIGPNGCGKSTFLRALARLLKTQKGTVLLNGSDIASMPTKKVATKVGLLPQSSIAPEGITVSDLVSRGRYPYHRFGTSWSQDDQRAVDHALHATGMADFADRAVDELSGGQRQRAWIALTLAQQTGILLLDEPTTYLDVAYQLEVLDLLCDLNTSEGTTIVMVLHDVNLAARYADWLLAMRDGQRAALGAPSAILTQSLIQEVFGIHAAVLEDPVSGTPMMIADQSHSLKGRRTQD, encoded by the coding sequence ATGAGCGATACACCACATCACACTAGTGACAATGCCTTGGCCGCAGCTAGCGAGCGCCTAGCACCACGCAATAGCGACCATATGCACGCTAAGCACGTTTCGCTTGCTTATGGCGCTCATCTTGTCGTCAATGATATTGATTTAGATATCAAACCAGGTTCTATCGGAGCAATTATCGGCCCGAATGGGTGTGGCAAATCAACATTCTTGCGCGCTTTAGCTCGTTTATTGAAAACTCAGAAGGGCACAGTGCTGCTCAACGGCAGTGATATTGCGTCAATGCCCACTAAAAAGGTAGCTACGAAAGTGGGCTTGTTGCCACAGTCATCGATAGCGCCCGAGGGAATCACTGTGAGCGATTTAGTGTCACGGGGACGGTATCCATATCATCGCTTCGGCACGTCGTGGTCCCAAGACGATCAACGTGCTGTGGATCATGCTTTGCATGCTACTGGCATGGCTGATTTTGCCGACCGAGCGGTTGATGAACTTTCAGGAGGACAGCGTCAACGAGCATGGATTGCACTGACTTTGGCTCAGCAAACAGGGATTCTATTGCTTGATGAACCCACGACCTACCTTGACGTTGCATATCAACTCGAAGTACTCGATTTGCTGTGTGACTTGAACACCAGCGAAGGAACCACCATTGTCATGGTGTTGCATGATGTTAACCTCGCCGCGCGATATGCAGACTGGCTGCTCGCTATGCGTGATGGTCAACGTGCAGCGCTAGGAGCTCCGTCTGCGATACTCACACAATCGCTGATTCAAGAGGTTTTTGGTATACACGCTGCAGTACTCGAAGACCCTGTCAGCGGCACCCCGATGATGATTGCTGACCAGAGTCACTCTCTCAAGGGACGACGCACTCAGGATTAG
- a CDS encoding siderophore-interacting protein yields the protein MMNSQNSQNAEAPKQPPAFRPYKVRVARTERLSSSFQRIVFQGDDLQYIGTDGYDQRIKILLPLPGSKWSDPQLFDEESLAKGLWWEQWRALAVQDRNPIRTYTIRQADPVQRRLSIDFVLHDNSGPAGLFAQQAVVGDEVVIVGPDRRSDNSAIGIDFHPGRASTLLLVGDETAVPAIGGILEGLANSGWSGSGLALLEVPEQDDINIPLVKPQDFAIDWVSRSSPESASPIVHGDSLIRRVEDYAAAHSTMFSNDGENNLASNTHAFTDINVDKELLWEVPEQPQHDGFYAWMAGEAATMRTLRKILVRDYGVNRKRVAFMGYWRAGKAEM from the coding sequence ATGATGAATTCCCAGAATTCTCAGAATGCTGAGGCTCCAAAACAACCTCCTGCATTTCGCCCGTATAAAGTTCGGGTAGCACGCACTGAACGCCTCTCATCAAGTTTTCAACGGATAGTATTCCAAGGCGACGATCTGCAATACATCGGTACAGACGGCTACGATCAACGCATCAAAATCTTGCTGCCGCTTCCAGGTAGCAAGTGGTCTGACCCGCAGCTATTCGACGAGGAATCTCTTGCGAAGGGCTTGTGGTGGGAACAATGGCGAGCGTTGGCAGTACAAGATCGCAATCCGATTCGCACCTACACGATACGCCAGGCGGACCCTGTGCAACGTCGTCTCAGCATTGATTTCGTGCTCCACGATAACTCCGGGCCTGCAGGACTCTTTGCTCAGCAGGCAGTCGTTGGGGATGAAGTGGTTATCGTTGGGCCAGATCGACGATCCGATAATTCTGCTATCGGTATCGATTTTCATCCAGGTCGAGCTAGCACCTTGCTGCTGGTAGGGGATGAGACGGCAGTCCCAGCAATTGGAGGAATCCTCGAAGGATTGGCAAACTCGGGTTGGAGTGGCTCTGGCCTAGCATTGTTGGAAGTTCCTGAGCAAGACGACATCAACATACCGTTAGTGAAACCTCAAGATTTTGCAATTGATTGGGTCAGCCGCTCCTCCCCTGAGAGCGCCTCGCCTATCGTCCACGGAGATTCACTAATCAGGCGAGTTGAAGACTACGCCGCCGCACACAGCACAATGTTTAGTAATGATGGTGAAAACAACCTTGCCTCAAACACTCATGCTTTCACAGACATCAATGTTGACAAAGAGCTGCTCTGGGAAGTCCCTGAACAGCCTCAACATGACGGCTTCTATGCCTGGATGGCAGGAGAAGCAGCAACTATGCGAACTCTTCGAAAAATCTTGGTTCGAGACTACGGAGTAAACCGCAAGAGGGTCGCCTTTATGGGGTATTGGCGGGCTGGGAAAGCAGAGATGTGA
- a CDS encoding alpha-glucosidase — translation MTSEQREFLPDSIRTNGATNNPWWANAVVYQIYPRSFQDTNGDGIGDLRGIISRLDYLADLGVDVLWLSPVYKSPQDDNGYDISDYQDIDPMFGTLYDMDDLIDAVHERGMRIIIDLVVNHTSDEHSWFEASRRGTAPYADWYWWRPAKEGHTPGVPGSEPNNWGSDFGGSAWEYSPERNEYYLHSFSEKQPDLNWENPAVRQAVYDMMNWWLDRGIDGFRMDVITLISKPIGVDGELPDGVPGEDGYANAQIVMADGPRLDEFLKEMRQEVFAGREGFLTVGEAPGITPDRNRAITDPSNHELDMLFLFHHVEFDARGSKWNPLPLDIVPLKRIMASEQEAVKDSGWASLFFNNHDQPRVVSRWGDTTTEQLHSLSAKALALVLHMHRGTPYIYQGEELGMTNAGFTALDQYRDIESLDLYRLRVLAMKLSTHDQMLEALGRRSRDNARTPMQWDSTIYAGFTDEDATTAPWLPVNSNKEDINALDELRDPNSVLAFYKDLIHLRHINPVISAGSWTLLDGDDKRVYAFVRSLEGFDLSDTTELSHVVVVANLTGRTAFIPPQTAAALGLDPIAFPVESGMSIDEENLLISNYPKGQTISALFTGKLAPWEAFAYQL, via the coding sequence ATGACAAGTGAGCAGCGTGAATTCCTACCGGATTCAATTCGTACCAATGGGGCCACTAACAATCCGTGGTGGGCGAATGCCGTGGTGTACCAGATATACCCACGCAGTTTCCAAGATACTAACGGCGACGGTATAGGTGATCTCAGAGGGATTATCAGCAGGCTCGATTATCTGGCAGACTTGGGTGTCGATGTGCTCTGGCTGAGTCCTGTGTATAAGTCACCACAAGACGACAACGGTTACGATATCTCTGATTATCAAGATATAGACCCGATGTTTGGCACTTTGTATGACATGGACGATCTTATTGATGCTGTGCACGAGCGTGGCATGCGAATCATTATTGATTTAGTCGTGAATCATACTTCTGACGAACATAGTTGGTTCGAAGCATCTCGTAGAGGCACTGCACCCTATGCCGATTGGTACTGGTGGCGGCCCGCCAAGGAAGGTCATACGCCTGGCGTTCCAGGGTCTGAACCAAATAATTGGGGATCAGACTTCGGCGGCTCTGCTTGGGAGTATTCTCCCGAGCGCAACGAATACTATCTTCACTCATTTTCTGAGAAACAGCCAGATCTCAATTGGGAAAATCCTGCTGTGCGACAAGCTGTGTATGACATGATGAATTGGTGGCTTGACCGTGGTATTGACGGTTTCCGTATGGATGTCATTACGCTGATCTCCAAACCTATTGGCGTTGATGGGGAATTGCCAGATGGAGTGCCTGGTGAGGATGGATATGCCAATGCACAAATTGTGATGGCTGATGGCCCACGGTTGGATGAGTTTCTTAAGGAGATGCGTCAGGAAGTTTTCGCGGGCAGAGAGGGCTTCCTCACTGTTGGTGAAGCACCTGGAATTACTCCTGATCGTAATCGTGCGATAACCGATCCATCGAACCATGAGCTCGATATGTTGTTCCTCTTCCATCATGTTGAATTTGATGCGAGGGGCAGCAAGTGGAATCCTCTTCCACTAGATATTGTGCCGCTCAAACGCATTATGGCCAGCGAACAGGAAGCGGTGAAAGATTCTGGCTGGGCAAGTTTGTTTTTCAATAACCACGACCAACCGCGTGTGGTATCGCGCTGGGGAGATACCACTACCGAGCAGCTGCACTCGCTCTCTGCAAAGGCTCTGGCGTTGGTGTTGCATATGCATCGCGGAACGCCATATATCTATCAGGGTGAAGAGCTTGGTATGACTAATGCTGGTTTCACAGCACTTGATCAATATCGCGACATTGAGTCTTTGGACTTATACAGGCTTCGCGTGCTGGCAATGAAACTTTCTACACACGATCAGATGCTTGAGGCGCTTGGTAGGCGAAGCCGAGATAATGCGCGTACTCCGATGCAGTGGGATTCCACTATATATGCTGGTTTCACTGATGAAGATGCGACCACAGCACCGTGGCTTCCGGTTAATTCGAATAAAGAAGACATCAATGCGCTCGATGAGCTGCGTGATCCCAACTCAGTTTTGGCATTCTATAAAGATCTAATTCATCTCCGTCACATCAACCCTGTGATCTCTGCAGGTAGCTGGACCTTACTTGATGGAGACGATAAGCGTGTATATGCTTTTGTACGCTCGCTAGAAGGATTTGATCTTTCAGATACCACTGAGCTATCGCATGTGGTTGTAGTGGCGAACCTTACTGGCCGCACTGCCTTCATTCCGCCGCAAACTGCAGCAGCACTGGGCCTTGATCCTATAGCGTTCCCAGTAGAGTCAGGTATGTCGATCGACGAGGAGAATTTGCTCATCAGCAATTATCCCAAGGGACAAACCATATCTGCACTCTTCACTGGGAAACTAGCACCTTGGGAAGCTTTTGCATATCAACTGTGA